The Streptomyces europaeiscabiei genome window below encodes:
- a CDS encoding sulfurtransferase, which translates to MSRSDVLVDADWVEANLDDSNIAIVEVDEDTTAYEKNHIKNAIRIDWTKDLQDPVRRDFVDQEGFEKLLSEKGIGNDTLVVLYGGNNNWFASYAYWYFKLYGHENVKLLDGGRKKWELDARELVDEVPVRPATEYKAKPQNTAIRAFRDDVVAAIGSQNLVDVRSPDEFSGKLLAPAHLPQEQSQRPGHVPSARNIPWSKNANDDGTFKSDDDLKELYADEQVDLAKDTIAYCRIGERSALTWFVLHELLGVENVKNYDGSWTEYGSLVGVPIELGANK; encoded by the coding sequence ATGAGCCGCAGCGACGTCCTGGTTGACGCCGACTGGGTCGAGGCCAACCTCGACGACTCGAACATCGCCATCGTCGAGGTCGACGAGGACACGACCGCGTACGAGAAGAACCACATCAAGAACGCCATCCGGATCGACTGGACGAAGGACCTCCAGGACCCGGTACGCCGTGACTTCGTCGACCAGGAGGGCTTCGAGAAGCTCCTGTCGGAGAAGGGCATCGGCAACGACACCCTCGTCGTCCTCTACGGCGGCAACAACAACTGGTTCGCGTCGTACGCCTACTGGTACTTCAAGCTGTACGGCCACGAGAACGTCAAGCTTCTCGACGGCGGCCGCAAGAAGTGGGAGCTGGACGCCCGCGAGCTGGTCGACGAGGTGCCGGTGCGCCCCGCGACCGAGTACAAGGCCAAGCCGCAGAACACCGCGATCCGCGCCTTCCGTGACGACGTCGTCGCCGCGATCGGCTCGCAGAACCTGGTCGACGTGCGCTCGCCCGACGAGTTCTCCGGCAAGCTGCTCGCCCCGGCCCACCTGCCGCAGGAGCAGTCGCAGCGCCCGGGCCACGTCCCGTCCGCCCGCAACATCCCGTGGTCGAAGAACGCCAACGACGACGGCACCTTCAAGTCGGACGACGACCTCAAGGAGCTGTACGCCGACGAGCAGGTGGACCTGGCGAAGGACACCATCGCCTACTGCCGCATCGGTGAGCGCTCCGCGCTGACCTGGTTCGTCCTGCACGAGCTGCTCGGCGTGGAGAACGTCAAGAACTACGACGGCTCCTGGACCGAGTACGGCTCCCTGGTCGGCGTCCCGATCGAGCTCGGCGCCAACAAGTAG
- a CDS encoding LmeA family phospholipid-binding protein, which translates to MRALRILVIVAVILGGLFVIADRVAVGFAEDEAAEQLKTSEGLASTPDVSIKGFPFLTQVASGELDDVEVGIKDYEASTGKSDESIRIADLQANMRGVAFSSDYSSATATSATGSATIAYDELLKAAKSEPTGILPGVTAQVVGLSDGGKGKVKVDIKVEALGRSTTYPVLSTVTVDGDTVKVHADNLPNLVVEAAEGQVRSITDFEQKIDDLPGGIKLDKVEAAPDGVEITVRGSNVRLAG; encoded by the coding sequence ATGCGCGCACTGCGAATACTTGTCATCGTCGCCGTGATCCTGGGCGGCCTGTTCGTGATCGCGGACCGCGTGGCCGTCGGCTTCGCCGAGGACGAGGCGGCCGAGCAGCTGAAGACCAGCGAGGGCCTGGCGAGCACCCCCGACGTGTCCATCAAGGGCTTCCCGTTCCTCACCCAGGTCGCGAGCGGTGAACTCGACGACGTCGAGGTCGGCATCAAGGACTACGAGGCGAGCACGGGCAAGTCCGACGAGAGCATCCGTATCGCCGATCTGCAGGCGAACATGCGCGGCGTGGCCTTCTCCAGCGACTACAGCTCCGCCACCGCCACCAGCGCCACCGGCAGCGCGACCATCGCGTACGACGAACTCCTCAAGGCCGCCAAGTCCGAACCGACGGGGATCCTGCCCGGCGTGACCGCCCAGGTCGTCGGCCTCTCCGACGGCGGCAAGGGCAAGGTCAAGGTCGACATCAAGGTCGAGGCCCTGGGCAGGTCGACGACGTACCCGGTGCTCAGCACCGTCACCGTCGACGGTGACACCGTGAAGGTGCACGCCGACAACCTGCCGAACCTGGTCGTCGAGGCCGCGGAGGGCCAGGTCCGGTCGATCACCGACTTCGAGCAGAAGATCGACGACCTCCCCGGCGGCATCAAGCTCGACAAGGTCGAGGCGGCACCGGACGGCGTGGAGATCACGGTGCGGGGTTCGAACGTCAGGCTGGCCGGGTAG
- a CDS encoding MoaD/ThiS family protein: MPKGTVRYWAAAKAAAGIAEEPYDAATLADALHTARERHPGELVRVLSRCAFLVDGNPVGTRAHETVRLAEGGTVEVLPPFAGG, encoded by the coding sequence ATGCCAAAGGGCACCGTCCGCTACTGGGCAGCCGCCAAAGCCGCCGCAGGCATCGCCGAGGAGCCCTACGACGCGGCCACCCTCGCGGACGCCCTGCACACGGCCCGCGAGCGACACCCCGGCGAACTCGTCCGCGTACTGAGCCGATGCGCGTTCCTCGTCGACGGGAACCCCGTGGGCACCCGTGCGCATGAGACGGTACGTCTGGCCGAGGGCGGCACGGTCGAGGTGCTCCCGCCGTTCGCAGGAGGGTGA
- a CDS encoding alpha/beta hydrolase, protein MSAGPAGHVTRSFDIPNSETADRTPSRPPRTPLRRFLRTDGGVNIEAVYDPKAVVYNGSDGTGTPSSGHLAVVVAHGFTGDADRPHVRRVSEVLARYGSVVTFSFRGHGRSGGHSTVGDREVLDLAAAVRWARELGHEHVATVGFSMGGSVVLRHAALPDGPDAVVSVSAPARWYYRGTAPMRRVHWLITRPEGRLVGRYGFRTRIHHRDWNPVPLSPVESVPLIAPTPLLIVHGDRDGYFPTDHPEMLAAAAGKNGELWLENGMGHAENAASEELLERIGGWVEKNAAS, encoded by the coding sequence ATGAGTGCTGGTCCGGCAGGTCATGTGACGCGATCTTTCGACATTCCGAACTCTGAGACGGCCGATCGAACACCGTCGAGGCCGCCCCGAACCCCTTTGCGCAGGTTTCTGCGCACTGACGGCGGGGTGAATATCGAGGCCGTATACGATCCGAAAGCCGTTGTATACAACGGCTCCGACGGCACCGGAACGCCGTCCTCCGGCCATCTGGCCGTCGTCGTCGCGCACGGCTTCACGGGTGATGCCGACCGTCCACATGTTCGAAGGGTGTCGGAGGTGCTCGCCCGGTACGGGTCCGTCGTCACCTTCTCCTTCCGCGGCCACGGAAGATCAGGCGGCCACTCCACGGTCGGCGACCGCGAGGTGCTCGACCTCGCGGCGGCGGTCCGCTGGGCCCGCGAACTCGGCCACGAGCACGTCGCCACGGTCGGCTTCTCGATGGGCGGCTCGGTCGTCCTGCGCCACGCGGCCCTCCCCGACGGCCCCGACGCCGTCGTCTCCGTCAGCGCCCCCGCCCGCTGGTACTACCGCGGCACCGCCCCCATGCGCCGGGTCCACTGGCTCATCACCCGCCCCGAGGGCCGCCTGGTCGGCCGCTACGGCTTCCGCACCCGCATCCACCACCGCGACTGGAACCCCGTCCCCCTCTCCCCGGTCGAATCCGTCCCCCTGATCGCCCCGACCCCGCTCCTGATAGTCCACGGCGACAGGGACGGCTACTTCCCTACCGACCACCCCGAGATGCTGGCGGCAGCGGCGGGGAAGAACGGTGAACTGTGGCTGGAGAACGGGATGGGGCACGCGGAGAACGCGGCGAGCGAGGAATTGCTGGAGCGGATCGGGGGCTGGGTGGAGAAGAACGCGGCATCGTAA
- a CDS encoding response regulator transcription factor, with protein MSSLLLLTNALQPSTEVLPALGLLLHNVRVAPAEGPALVDTPGADVILIDGRRDLPQVRSLCQLLRSTGPGCPLILVVTEGGLAAVTADWGIDDVLLDTAGPAEVEARLRLAMGRQQIVNDDSPMEIRNGDLSVDEATYSAKLKGRVLDLTFKEFELLKYLAQHPGRVFTRAQLLQEVWGYDYFGGTRTVDVHVRRLRAKLGPEHESLIGTVRNVGYRFVTPEKAERSGDDAKGKAASSTSSSKAADADETASLDTVEIAAEA; from the coding sequence ATGAGTTCTCTGCTGCTCCTGACCAATGCCCTCCAGCCTTCCACCGAGGTGCTTCCGGCCCTCGGCCTGCTGCTGCACAACGTGCGCGTGGCCCCGGCGGAAGGCCCCGCTCTCGTCGACACCCCCGGTGCGGACGTCATCCTGATCGACGGACGCCGTGACCTTCCGCAGGTCCGCAGTCTGTGTCAGCTGCTCCGCTCCACCGGCCCCGGCTGCCCCCTCATCCTCGTCGTGACCGAGGGCGGCCTCGCCGCCGTCACCGCGGACTGGGGCATCGACGACGTCCTCCTCGACACCGCCGGCCCCGCCGAGGTCGAGGCCCGGCTGCGGCTCGCCATGGGCCGTCAGCAGATCGTCAACGACGACTCCCCCATGGAGATCCGCAACGGCGATCTCTCGGTGGACGAGGCGACCTACAGCGCCAAGCTCAAGGGCCGCGTCCTCGACCTCACCTTCAAGGAGTTCGAGCTCCTCAAATACCTCGCCCAGCACCCGGGCCGCGTCTTCACCCGCGCCCAGCTGCTCCAGGAGGTCTGGGGCTACGACTACTTCGGCGGTACGCGCACGGTCGACGTCCACGTACGGCGGCTGCGCGCCAAGCTCGGCCCCGAGCACGAGTCGCTGATCGGGACCGTCCGGAACGTCGGTTATCGATTCGTTACGCCCGAGAAGGCGGAGCGCTCCGGTGACGACGCGAAGGGCAAGGCCGCGTCCTCGACCTCCTCCTCAAAGGCGGCGGATGCGGACGAGACGGCGTCCCTGGACACGGTCGAGATCGCGGCCGAGGCGTAG
- a CDS encoding LacI family DNA-binding transcriptional regulator, producing MAKVTRDDVARLAGTSTAVVSYVINNGPRPVAPATRERVLAAIKELSYRPDRVAQAMASRRTELIGLIVPDARQPFFGEMAHAVEQAAAERGKMVLVGNSDYVAEREVHYLRAFLGMRVSGLILVSHALNDNAAAEIEAWDARVVLLHERPEAIDDVAVVTDDLGGAKLAVDHLLSHGYEYVACMGGIAETPLVGDPVSDHVEGWRRAMDEAGIPTEGRLFQAPYNRYDAYQVALKLLAEPDRPPAIFCSTDDQAIGVLRAARELRIEVPSELAVVGFDDVKEAALTDPPLTTIGTDRTGMARAAVDLVLDDGIRVAGSRRERVKLFPSRLVARRSCGCE from the coding sequence GTGGCCAAGGTGACTCGGGATGACGTGGCAAGACTGGCGGGTACGTCGACCGCCGTCGTCAGCTACGTCATCAACAACGGACCCCGGCCGGTTGCCCCGGCCACGCGCGAGCGTGTCCTCGCCGCTATCAAGGAACTGTCGTACCGGCCCGACCGGGTCGCCCAGGCGATGGCTTCGCGGCGCACCGAGCTGATAGGCCTGATCGTCCCGGACGCGCGCCAGCCGTTCTTCGGCGAGATGGCCCACGCGGTCGAACAGGCCGCCGCCGAGCGCGGCAAGATGGTCCTCGTCGGGAACTCCGACTACGTCGCCGAGCGCGAGGTCCACTATCTGCGGGCGTTCCTCGGCATGCGCGTCTCCGGACTGATCCTCGTCAGCCACGCCCTCAACGACAACGCCGCCGCCGAGATAGAGGCGTGGGACGCACGGGTCGTGCTGCTGCACGAGCGGCCCGAGGCGATCGACGACGTGGCCGTGGTGACCGACGACCTCGGCGGCGCGAAGCTCGCCGTCGATCACCTTCTCTCGCACGGCTACGAGTACGTCGCCTGTATGGGCGGTATCGCCGAGACCCCGCTCGTCGGTGACCCCGTCTCCGACCACGTCGAGGGCTGGCGGCGCGCGATGGACGAGGCCGGGATCCCGACCGAGGGGCGGCTCTTCCAGGCGCCCTACAACCGGTACGACGCGTACCAGGTGGCGCTGAAGCTGCTGGCGGAGCCTGACCGGCCGCCGGCGATCTTCTGTTCCACCGACGACCAGGCGATCGGTGTGCTGCGGGCCGCGCGTGAGCTGCGGATCGAGGTGCCGAGTGAGCTGGCCGTCGTCGGGTTCGACGACGTCAAGGAGGCGGCGCTCACGGATCCGCCGCTGACGACGATCGGGACGGACCGTACGGGGATGGCCCGGGCGGCGGTGGATCTCGTGCTGGACGACGGGATTCGGGTGGCGGGGTCCCGGCGGGAGCGCGTGAAGCTGTTCCCGTCGAGGTTGGTGGCCCGGCGGTCCTGCGGTTGCGAGTAG
- a CDS encoding S1C family serine protease, which translates to MTESFRRSGEYENPYQGDQQQHSGYTEGETQQQPAYLQQQPVSAPVNPEWPPPPAYDPASAPSAQAAPSAEYAYATYEQPAATASAPTALLTEPVSSGSAPASRRRARGPIALLAAVAFVAAAIGGGTAYGIQELTGTDTVASSSTSTSVVPTSQKGTVSGVATAVSPSIVEISATSNAGESTGSGVIITSDGEIITNNHVISGASQIKVTTSNGKSYTAEVVGTDSKKDLALIKLRDASGLKAATLGDSAGVKVGDQVVAIGSPEGLTGTVTSGIVSALDRDVTVSTDESQGQQQQQQGGGSGQWPFEFGGRQFNGDTGSSTTTYKALQTDASLNPGNSGGALIDMNGNIIGINSAMYSAADASSSSAGSVGLGFAIPINTVKADLSTLRAGGSD; encoded by the coding sequence ATGACCGAGAGCTTCCGCCGCAGCGGCGAGTACGAGAACCCCTACCAGGGTGACCAGCAGCAGCACTCCGGGTACACCGAGGGCGAGACCCAGCAGCAGCCCGCGTACCTCCAGCAGCAGCCCGTCTCCGCCCCGGTGAACCCGGAGTGGCCGCCTCCGCCGGCGTACGACCCGGCCTCGGCGCCCTCCGCTCAGGCGGCCCCCTCCGCTGAGTACGCGTACGCCACGTACGAGCAGCCCGCCGCGACGGCCTCGGCTCCCACCGCGCTCCTCACCGAGCCGGTCTCCTCCGGGTCGGCGCCCGCGTCGAGAAGGCGTGCCCGGGGTCCGATCGCGCTGCTGGCGGCCGTGGCGTTCGTCGCGGCGGCGATCGGCGGTGGCACGGCGTACGGCATCCAGGAGCTGACCGGCACGGACACCGTGGCCTCCAGCTCCACCAGCACCAGTGTGGTGCCGACCAGTCAGAAGGGCACGGTCTCCGGGGTCGCCACGGCGGTCAGCCCCAGCATCGTGGAGATCAGCGCCACCTCGAACGCGGGCGAGTCCACCGGTTCCGGTGTGATCATCACCAGCGACGGCGAGATCATCACCAACAACCACGTGATCTCCGGCGCCTCCCAGATCAAGGTGACGACGAGCAACGGCAAGTCCTACACGGCCGAGGTCGTCGGCACCGACAGCAAGAAGGACCTCGCCCTCATCAAGCTGCGAGACGCCTCCGGGCTGAAGGCCGCCACCCTCGGCGACTCCGCCGGCGTCAAGGTCGGCGACCAGGTCGTGGCGATCGGCTCCCCCGAAGGCCTCACCGGCACGGTGACCAGCGGCATCGTCTCCGCCCTCGACCGTGACGTGACGGTCTCGACGGACGAGAGCCAGGGCCAGCAGCAGCAACAGCAGGGCGGCGGCAGCGGCCAGTGGCCGTTCGAGTTCGGCGGCCGGCAGTTCAACGGTGACACCGGCTCCTCCACGACCACGTACAAGGCCCTCCAGACCGACGCCTCCCTCAACCCCGGCAACTCCGGCGGCGCCCTCATCGACATGAACGGCAACATCATCGGCATCAACTCGGCGATGTACTCCGCCGCGGACGCCTCCTCGTCCAGCGCCGGCAGCGTCGGCCTCGGCTTCGCGATCCCGATCAACACCGTCAAGGCCGACCTGAGCACGCTGCGGGCGGGCGGCTCGGACTGA
- a CDS encoding response regulator transcription factor codes for MSPAEGAPEPQRILIVDDEPAVRDALKRSLAFEGYGTEVAVDGADALEKATAYKPDLIILDVQMPRMDGLTAARRIRGAGDTTPILMLTARDTVGDRVTGLDAGADDYLVKPFELDELFARVRALLRRSTYASALTDAAEVDEALTFADLRMDLATREVTRGARPVELTRTEFTLLEMFMAHPRQVLTREQILKAVWGFDFEPSSNSLDVYVMYLRRKTEAGGEPRLVHTVRGVGYVLRQGGAE; via the coding sequence ATGAGCCCCGCCGAAGGCGCCCCCGAACCCCAGCGCATCCTCATCGTCGACGACGAGCCGGCGGTGCGCGACGCACTCAAGCGCAGCCTCGCCTTCGAGGGCTACGGCACCGAGGTCGCCGTCGACGGCGCGGACGCGCTGGAGAAGGCGACCGCGTACAAGCCGGACCTGATTATCCTCGACGTCCAGATGCCGCGGATGGACGGGCTGACCGCCGCCCGCCGGATCCGCGGCGCCGGCGACACGACCCCGATCCTGATGCTCACCGCCCGCGACACGGTCGGCGACCGTGTCACCGGCCTCGACGCCGGTGCGGACGACTACCTGGTCAAGCCGTTCGAACTGGACGAACTCTTCGCCCGTGTCCGCGCGTTGCTGCGCCGCAGCACGTACGCGTCCGCCCTGACCGACGCCGCCGAGGTGGACGAGGCGCTCACCTTCGCGGACCTGCGGATGGATCTGGCCACGCGGGAGGTCACGCGGGGCGCGCGCCCGGTGGAGCTGACCCGCACGGAGTTCACGCTCCTGGAGATGTTCATGGCGCACCCGCGCCAGGTCCTCACCCGCGAGCAGATCCTGAAGGCCGTCTGGGGCTTCGACTTCGAGCCGTCCTCCAACTCCCTGGACGTGTACGTCATGTACCTGCGCCGCAAGACCGAGGCGGGCGGCGAGCCGAGGCTCGTCCACACCGTGCGGGGTGTCGGGTACGTCCTGCGACAGGGCGGCGCGGAGTGA
- a CDS encoding sensor histidine kinase — MKKLLSRYHSLPIRARLSMLVAAAVAFAVAAVSVTCWFIVQGKLDDEINNDLKSMVSRALPKQMVEESVLTACPEVPSQSFFGPRNKGYSQVIKADGTRCVFPNSMGVVNVADSDKDMAKNPKIKTGEIRNGTDSEGNPVRVLATALVVEDGGVQYVMRNAAYVVAVPLKGTESTLNELALLLLLVSGIGVVGASAAGLAVARAGLRPVDKLTEAVEHVARTEDLSIRIPVEEESEDEIARLSRSFNSMTSALANSRELQQQLIADAGHELRTPLTSLRTNIELLTRSEETGRPIPADDRKALLASVKAQMTELAALIGDLQELSRSESGQQGGRHLQVVDFQETVEAALRRARLRGPELTITADLQPWYVRSEPSALERAIVNILDNAVKFSPEGGTIEVSLDAGVLTVRDHGPGIPVDELPHVFDRFWRSPSARALPGSGLGLSIVARTVEQAGGEVSLSRAEGGGTLATVRLPGAATPPPEAPE, encoded by the coding sequence GTGAAGAAGCTACTGAGTCGGTACCACTCCCTGCCGATCCGGGCCCGGCTGTCGATGCTGGTCGCGGCGGCGGTGGCGTTCGCGGTGGCGGCGGTGTCGGTGACGTGTTGGTTCATCGTGCAGGGGAAGCTGGACGACGAGATCAACAACGATCTGAAGTCCATGGTCAGCCGTGCGCTGCCCAAGCAGATGGTTGAGGAGAGCGTCCTCACCGCCTGCCCCGAGGTCCCGTCGCAGTCATTCTTCGGACCGCGGAACAAGGGGTACTCCCAGGTGATCAAGGCGGACGGCACGAGGTGTGTCTTCCCCAACTCCATGGGTGTGGTGAACGTCGCCGATAGCGACAAGGACATGGCCAAGAACCCCAAGATCAAGACCGGGGAGATCCGCAACGGCACGGACAGCGAGGGCAATCCCGTACGAGTACTGGCCACGGCACTCGTGGTCGAGGACGGCGGGGTTCAATACGTGATGCGGAACGCCGCCTATGTGGTGGCGGTTCCGCTCAAGGGCACCGAGTCCACGCTCAACGAGCTGGCGCTGCTCCTCCTCCTCGTCTCCGGCATCGGAGTCGTCGGCGCCAGCGCGGCCGGTCTGGCCGTGGCCCGCGCGGGTCTGCGCCCGGTCGACAAGCTCACGGAAGCCGTCGAACACGTGGCGCGCACCGAGGACCTGAGCATCCGCATCCCCGTGGAGGAGGAGAGCGAGGACGAGATCGCCCGCCTGTCCCGCTCCTTCAACTCGATGACCAGCGCACTCGCCAACTCCCGCGAACTGCAGCAACAGCTGATCGCGGACGCCGGCCACGAACTCCGTACGCCCCTCACGTCCCTGCGGACGAACATCGAGCTCCTCACCCGCAGCGAGGAGACGGGCCGCCCGATCCCGGCGGATGACCGCAAGGCCCTGCTCGCCTCGGTGAAGGCCCAGATGACCGAACTGGCCGCGCTGATAGGTGACCTGCAAGAACTGTCACGCTCGGAGTCGGGCCAGCAGGGAGGCCGGCACCTCCAGGTGGTCGACTTCCAGGAGACCGTGGAGGCGGCCCTGCGCCGGGCCCGTCTGCGCGGCCCCGAGCTGACGATCACGGCTGACCTGCAGCCCTGGTACGTCCGCTCCGAACCGTCCGCCCTGGAGCGCGCGATCGTCAACATCCTCGACAACGCGGTGAAGTTCAGCCCCGAGGGCGGCACGATCGAGGTCTCGCTGGATGCGGGTGTCCTGACGGTCCGCGACCACGGTCCCGGCATCCCCGTCGACGAACTCCCCCACGTCTTCGACCGCTTCTGGCGCTCCCCCAGCGCGAGGGCCCTGCCGGGCTCGGGCCTCGGTCTGTCCATCGTGGCCCGCACGGTCGAACAGGCGGGCGGCGAGGTGTCCCTGTCGCGAGCCGAGGGCGGCGGCACGCTGGCGACGGTACGGCTGCCGGGGGCGGCTACTCCTCCGCCGGAGGCGCCGGAGTAG
- a CDS encoding PIN domain-containing protein — protein MIVLDTGAALALARGHEAMHRLADNVAHTPGDWLHIPSLCLMRAEEKDEGIGRALLALPGIHVDPLGQTAAVTVGGMVRDGWGGADTCHALYVATPHLETGGMSIILTAHEDDYPPGVLAIDIDSPGMLGFY, from the coding sequence GTGATCGTCCTCGACACGGGCGCGGCCCTCGCGCTCGCGCGCGGCCACGAGGCCATGCACCGCCTCGCGGACAACGTCGCGCATACCCCCGGTGACTGGTTGCACATCCCCTCCCTGTGCCTCATGCGGGCGGAGGAGAAGGACGAGGGCATCGGACGGGCACTGCTCGCGCTGCCGGGCATCCACGTCGATCCACTCGGGCAGACGGCCGCTGTGACGGTGGGCGGGATGGTGCGTGACGGCTGGGGCGGAGCTGATACCTGTCATGCTCTCTATGTCGCCACGCCGCACCTGGAGACGGGCGGCATGTCCATCATTCTGACGGCACACGAGGACGACTACCCGCCGGGCGTACTCGCCATCGACATCGACTCCCCTGGAATGCTCGGCTTCTACTGA
- a CDS encoding DUF397 domain-containing protein, with product MNRTPNLSAATWRKSSYSDGGDNNCLEVTDEVPGIVPVRDSKAPDRRPLLFSPRAWSTFVKVVAAG from the coding sequence ATGAACCGCACCCCCAACCTCAGCGCAGCCACCTGGCGCAAGTCGAGTTACAGCGACGGGGGAGACAACAACTGCCTCGAAGTCACCGACGAAGTCCCCGGCATAGTCCCCGTCCGGGACAGCAAGGCCCCGGACCGCCGCCCGCTCCTGTTCTCCCCCCGCGCCTGGTCCACGTTCGTCAAGGTCGTCGCGGCCGGCTGA
- a CDS encoding erythromycin esterase family protein, which translates to MSQDIRDFVTPSCDLLALGEPTHTEPAFPRLRNELFARLVDQGFRSIALETDRVPALTLNDHVQEGTGDFDEVMREGIAFGRGEMAPNRQLITWMREYNRTRPPEQRLAFHGFDAEMENLSAPSPRRYLEHALSYLTRGGGPAPTLSLSLASAAAVDLAGLAGDDDRWSRTEAVMDPAMSIGATSEAETLRCLADDLLTEFHARAPELIAATSRAEWFRAKTHLTAGLGLLRYHKQLAQPFEESVRISRLLATRDALMVENLLDIRAIEAGRGPTLVFGHNLHLRRGLSHMRMRDLDLDWYGAGAILSPLIGERYAFFAGSLDPDEATPEGADGVLHIAVPG; encoded by the coding sequence ATGAGTCAGGACATTCGAGACTTCGTGACCCCGTCATGCGACCTGCTGGCCCTCGGCGAACCGACGCACACGGAGCCGGCCTTCCCCCGCCTCCGCAACGAGTTGTTCGCCCGACTCGTCGATCAGGGCTTCCGTTCGATCGCCCTCGAAACCGACCGCGTCCCCGCGCTCACCCTGAACGACCACGTCCAGGAGGGAACCGGCGACTTCGACGAGGTGATGCGTGAAGGCATCGCGTTCGGCCGCGGCGAGATGGCCCCCAACCGGCAACTGATCACCTGGATGCGCGAGTACAACCGGACCCGCCCGCCGGAGCAACGCCTCGCCTTCCACGGCTTCGACGCCGAGATGGAGAACCTGAGCGCGCCCAGCCCGCGCCGCTACCTCGAACACGCCCTCTCCTACCTGACCCGCGGAGGAGGCCCAGCCCCCACCCTGTCTCTCTCCCTCGCCTCCGCGGCCGCCGTCGATCTGGCGGGCCTCGCGGGTGACGACGACCGGTGGAGTCGTACGGAGGCCGTCATGGACCCGGCCATGTCCATCGGCGCCACGTCGGAGGCCGAGACGCTCCGCTGCCTCGCGGACGACCTGCTCACCGAGTTCCACGCCCGCGCGCCGGAACTGATCGCGGCGACCTCACGTGCCGAGTGGTTCAGGGCGAAGACCCACCTCACCGCCGGTCTCGGCCTGCTGCGGTACCACAAGCAGCTGGCGCAGCCCTTCGAGGAGAGCGTCCGCATATCCCGTCTGCTCGCCACTCGCGACGCCCTCATGGTCGAGAACCTCCTCGACATCCGCGCCATCGAGGCGGGCCGAGGCCCGACCCTGGTCTTCGGCCACAACCTCCACCTGCGACGAGGCCTCAGCCATATGCGCATGCGCGACCTGGACCTCGACTGGTACGGCGCCGGCGCCATCCTGAGCCCGCTGATCGGCGAACGGTACGCCTTCTTCGCCGGCAGCCTGGACCCCGACGAGGCGACCCCCGAAGGAGCCGACGGGGTTCTGCACATCGCCGTTCCCGGCTAG
- a CDS encoding TioE family transcriptional regulator: protein MITFRPSDLAREHGLSTQAVRNYERDGFLPAAERTHSGYRVYTEVHAAALRAFLALVPAYGHSAAGQIMRALHEGSRDDALLIIDRGHSRSLRDRETLDAVRDSVDHLMAEAGAGRPAPPSAEHGTRTVGELAHRLQVTPATLRNWENAGILCPARDPLTGYRVYRAADIRDAELAHLLRRGGYTLDHIATVVRQIRTAGGTDTLSDALDDWRRRLTARGVAMLDAAARLGTYLGLLDRGP from the coding sequence GTGATCACCTTTCGACCTTCCGACCTCGCCCGCGAGCACGGCCTCTCGACCCAGGCGGTCCGCAACTACGAGCGGGACGGGTTCCTCCCGGCCGCCGAGCGCACCCACAGCGGCTACCGGGTCTACACCGAGGTGCACGCGGCGGCCCTCCGCGCCTTCCTCGCCCTCGTTCCGGCCTACGGCCACTCGGCCGCCGGGCAGATCATGCGCGCCCTGCACGAGGGCTCCCGCGACGACGCCCTGCTGATCATCGACCGTGGCCACAGCCGGTCGCTCCGCGACCGGGAGACCCTCGACGCGGTGCGGGACTCGGTGGACCACCTGATGGCGGAGGCCGGCGCCGGGCGGCCGGCACCGCCGTCGGCCGAGCACGGCACCCGCACCGTCGGGGAACTCGCCCACCGGCTCCAGGTCACCCCGGCGACCCTGCGGAACTGGGAGAACGCCGGCATCCTCTGCCCCGCACGCGACCCGCTCACCGGCTACCGCGTGTACCGCGCGGCCGACATCCGCGACGCGGAGCTGGCCCACCTCCTGCGGCGCGGCGGCTACACCCTGGACCACATCGCCACCGTGGTCCGGCAGATCCGGACGGCCGGCGGCACCGACACACTCTCCGACGCCCTGGACGACTGGCGACGGCGGCTGACCGCGCGGGGCGTCGCCATGCTCGACGCGGCTGCTCGCCTCGGCACGTATCTGGGCCTGCTCGATCGAGGCCCTTGA